One part of the Methylobacterium terrae genome encodes these proteins:
- a CDS encoding sensor domain-containing protein, with protein MLPDDLDTIAADWSWETDADLRLTAVRGRYAALTGEAAPIGRPWPGLDGDGPPDDAPLRGRAPFRDHVLAHRHRDGRTRWFRFGGAPRHAPDGSIAGWRGVCAEVPGSPAGPDERARCLEAQARCLEAQARRFAAAVENMPIGVSVFDADLRLIAFNDRLRDLYDLPAGLMRPGTPIETMIRASARLGNYPGLTPDEACAFVAERVGRRVRLQRERLLPSGLLLRTTIAPLPDGSTMVVHEDATDRARADAALAEQNRRLDHALTHMSHGLVLFDAEHRVTVVNRQFLDLYGLSPETVHPGITAEELIHRRTEAGNFPGLAPEEAWRQVSVRLATRTRYRLDQTLVDGRVIAVTYAPTPEGGFVTVHEDVTAAKRAEAQIVHMARHDALTGLPNRALLHEGLADALGRGGGGTAVLCLDLDRFKTVNDTLGHAVGDKLLRQVAARLAAEIRDEAGTGLATLARLGGDEFAVVLTPTSRFRAGRLAGRLIAAVGRDYDIDGKRIAVGLSVGLALAPADGQDPEGLMRAADLALYRAKAEGRGTHRFFEPAMDVAIQARRTVEIDLRTALAEQHFALAFQPFLGLSGDRIAGFEALLRWHHPVRGVVSPAAFVPVAEETGMIVPLGEWVLRQACREAARWPEGVRVSVNLSPVQFRGGDIDAVVIAALRDAGLDPRRLELEITEGVLLQDSESTLAILHRLKRLGVRIAMDDFGTGYSSLGYLRAFPFDKIKIDRSFVADLSVRPDALAIVRAVTTLADSLGMTTTAEGVETEEQLAHLRAAGCTEVQGYLISRPVPADAVAPMLGA; from the coding sequence ATGCTGCCCGACGACCTCGACACCATCGCCGCCGACTGGTCCTGGGAGACCGATGCGGACCTGCGGCTGACGGCGGTGCGGGGGCGCTACGCGGCGCTGACCGGCGAGGCGGCGCCGATCGGGCGACCCTGGCCGGGTCTCGACGGCGACGGGCCTCCGGACGACGCGCCGCTTCGCGGCCGCGCGCCGTTCCGGGACCACGTCCTCGCCCACCGGCACCGCGACGGGCGGACCCGCTGGTTCCGCTTCGGCGGGGCGCCGCGTCATGCGCCGGACGGATCGATCGCAGGGTGGCGCGGCGTCTGCGCCGAGGTCCCGGGATCGCCGGCCGGCCCCGACGAACGGGCGCGCTGCCTCGAGGCGCAGGCGCGCTGCCTGGAGGCGCAGGCGCGGCGCTTCGCGGCGGCGGTGGAGAACATGCCGATCGGCGTCAGCGTGTTCGACGCCGACCTGCGGCTCATCGCCTTCAACGACCGCCTGCGCGACCTCTACGATCTGCCGGCCGGTCTGATGCGCCCCGGCACGCCGATCGAGACGATGATCCGTGCCAGTGCCCGTCTCGGCAACTATCCGGGCCTGACCCCCGACGAGGCGTGCGCCTTCGTCGCCGAGCGCGTCGGCCGGCGGGTCCGGCTGCAGCGCGAGCGGCTGCTGCCGAGCGGCCTCCTGCTCAGGACCACCATCGCGCCGCTGCCGGACGGCAGCACCATGGTGGTGCACGAGGACGCGACCGACCGGGCGCGCGCCGACGCGGCCCTGGCCGAGCAGAACCGCCGTCTCGACCACGCGCTGACTCACATGTCGCACGGCCTCGTCCTGTTCGACGCCGAGCACCGGGTGACGGTCGTCAACCGGCAGTTCCTCGACCTCTACGGCCTGTCGCCCGAGACGGTGCATCCGGGCATCACCGCCGAGGAGCTGATCCACCGGCGCACCGAGGCCGGCAACTTCCCCGGCCTCGCGCCGGAGGAGGCCTGGCGGCAGGTGAGCGTGCGGCTGGCCACCCGCACCCGCTACCGCCTCGACCAGACCCTCGTCGACGGACGGGTCATCGCTGTGACCTACGCGCCGACGCCGGAGGGCGGCTTCGTGACCGTCCACGAGGACGTCACCGCGGCCAAGCGCGCCGAGGCCCAGATCGTCCACATGGCGCGCCACGACGCGCTGACCGGCCTGCCCAACCGCGCCCTGCTGCACGAGGGCCTGGCCGACGCCCTGGGGCGCGGCGGCGGGGGGACGGCGGTTCTCTGCCTCGACCTCGACCGCTTCAAGACGGTCAACGACACCCTCGGCCACGCCGTCGGCGACAAGCTCCTGCGCCAGGTGGCGGCCCGGCTGGCCGCCGAGATCCGCGACGAGGCCGGGACCGGGCTCGCCACCCTGGCGCGGTTGGGCGGCGACGAGTTCGCCGTCGTCCTGACGCCGACCTCGCGCTTCCGGGCCGGGCGCCTCGCCGGCCGGCTGATCGCCGCGGTGGGGCGCGACTACGACATCGACGGCAAGCGCATCGCCGTGGGCCTCAGCGTCGGCCTCGCCCTCGCCCCGGCGGACGGGCAGGATCCCGAGGGGCTGATGCGGGCCGCCGACCTGGCGCTCTACCGCGCCAAGGCCGAGGGCCGGGGCACCCACCGCTTCTTCGAGCCCGCCATGGACGTGGCGATCCAGGCGCGGCGGACCGTCGAGATCGACCTCAGGACCGCGCTGGCCGAGCAGCACTTCGCCCTCGCGTTCCAGCCGTTCCTCGGCCTCTCCGGCGACCGGATCGCCGGATTCGAGGCGCTCCTGCGCTGGCACCATCCGGTCCGCGGCGTGGTGAGCCCCGCCGCCTTCGTGCCGGTCGCCGAGGAGACCGGCATGATCGTGCCGCTCGGCGAGTGGGTGCTGCGCCAGGCCTGCCGCGAGGCGGCGCGCTGGCCGGAAGGAGTCCGGGTCTCGGTCAACCTCTCGCCGGTGCAGTTCCGCGGCGGCGACATCGACGCCGTGGTGATCGCGGCCCTGCGCGACGCGGGCCTCGACCCGCGCCGGCTCGAGCTCGAGATCACCGAGGGCGTGCTCCTGCAGGACAGCGAATCGACGCTCGCGATCCTCCACCGGCTCAAGCGGCTCGGGGTGCGCATCGCCATGGACGATTTCGGCACCGGGTACTCGTCCCTCGGCTACCTGCGGGCGTTCCCGTTCGACAAGATCAAGATCGACCGCTCCTTCGTGGCCGACCTCTCCGTGCGCCCGGACGCGCTGGCCATCGTGCGGGCGGTGACGACGCTGGCCGACAGCCTCGGCATGACGACCACCGCCGAGGGCGTCGAGACCGAGGAGCAGCTCGCCCACCTGCGCGCGGCCGGCTGCACCGAGGTGCAGGGCTACCTCATCAGCCGGCCGGTCCCGGCCGACGCGGTGGCGCCGATGCTGGGGGCGTGA
- a CDS encoding branched-chain amino acid ABC transporter permease, protein MTAIQILIDGFAISALYALGATGFTLIFGVSGVLNLSHGALMVTAAVVAWAASSEYGLGSYAGAAAGVAVCTGLTLATYGVVVRPIDRSRAIPPEEKEIFILTGTLLWGIMIQEFIAYLFTSNAKTVMPIVEGVVTIAGVRTPWNQVFTAVVCWATIGLLWLLVNRTRTGKVLLAASMNPRGVTLLGFELSRIYVAIWLIYGVLAGIAGVLLGQFLGVSSYSVGPLTASAFSIVVLGGLGSVSGSLIAAYVVGYLETLTAYLVSPAYRTIPALLLLVAVMYVRPQGLLGRR, encoded by the coding sequence ATGACCGCGATCCAGATCCTCATCGACGGCTTCGCCATCTCGGCGCTCTACGCGCTCGGCGCCACCGGCTTCACCCTCATCTTCGGCGTCTCGGGGGTGCTCAACCTCTCGCACGGGGCGCTCATGGTCACCGCCGCGGTGGTGGCCTGGGCGGCGTCGAGCGAGTACGGCCTCGGCTCCTACGCCGGCGCCGCCGCGGGCGTCGCGGTGTGCACGGGGCTCACGCTCGCCACCTACGGCGTGGTGGTGCGGCCGATCGACAGGTCCCGGGCGATTCCGCCGGAGGAGAAGGAGATCTTCATCCTCACCGGCACGCTGCTCTGGGGCATCATGATCCAGGAGTTCATCGCCTACCTGTTCACCAGCAACGCCAAGACGGTGATGCCGATCGTCGAGGGCGTCGTCACCATCGCGGGCGTGCGCACGCCGTGGAACCAGGTCTTCACCGCGGTGGTGTGCTGGGCGACGATCGGGCTCCTGTGGCTCTTGGTCAACCGCACCCGCACCGGCAAGGTGCTGCTCGCGGCCTCGATGAACCCCCGCGGCGTGACGCTCTTGGGCTTCGAGCTGTCCAGGATCTACGTCGCGATCTGGCTCATCTACGGCGTGCTCGCGGGCATCGCCGGGGTGCTGCTCGGCCAGTTCCTCGGCGTGTCGAGCTACAGCGTCGGCCCGCTCACCGCCAGCGCCTTCTCGATCGTGGTGCTGGGGGGCTTGGGGAGCGTCTCGGGCTCGCTGATCGCGGCCTACGTCGTCGGCTACCTCGAGACGCTCACCGCCTACCTCGTCTCCCCGGCCTACCGGACGATCCCGGCGCTGCTGCTCCTCGTCGCCGTGATGTATGTCCGCCCGCAAGGCCTGCTCGGGCGCCGCTGA
- a CDS encoding ATP-binding cassette domain-containing protein, which yields MSAAGLASSPLPSAARPAPDAAPPLLAVEGLTKRYGGLVAAKSIGFTVRAGEIVGLIGPNGSGKSTVMKLIMGLERPNAGSIRLDGAEIAGWPSHRVARAGVGLVFQHSRPLHRQTVLENIKLALLPDSLIRLFADPGVETRARAIAERVGLGAVMDRRPGTLPFADLRRMELAKAIARDPQVVLVDEPFAGLTSGEVADFSALIRGFRDEGKAVLLVDHNVKSVSALVDRVFAMYLGERVAEGTAAEVMRNETVRRVYLGGSIETAARPEASFSGEPLIKVEGLDVLYGKAQALRGVGLHVHEGEFVSVVGLNGAGKTTLFNAISGLVPHSGRISFAGESLARRTPASIAKGGIVQVPETRELFGEMSVRENLDLGGQHLPKAESARQLEWLFELFPILKSRGGQMARTLSGGEQQMLTIARALMMKPRLLILDEPTLGLAPVILEQLSKALERLRQTTPITVLLGEQNVTFALPHADRVYVLEHARIVWEGPPDRFAAEAGTGYL from the coding sequence ATGAGTGCGGCCGGCCTCGCCTCCTCCCCCCTGCCCTCCGCCGCGCGCCCCGCGCCGGACGCCGCCCCGCCGCTGCTGGCGGTCGAGGGGCTGACCAAGCGCTACGGCGGCCTCGTCGCGGCGAAATCGATCGGCTTCACCGTGCGGGCCGGCGAGATCGTCGGGCTGATCGGGCCGAACGGCTCGGGCAAGTCCACGGTGATGAAGCTCATCATGGGGCTGGAGCGGCCGAATGCCGGCAGCATCCGGCTCGACGGCGCCGAGATCGCCGGCTGGCCCTCGCACCGGGTGGCGCGCGCCGGCGTCGGCCTCGTCTTCCAGCACTCCCGGCCGCTCCACCGGCAGACGGTGCTGGAGAACATCAAGCTCGCGCTCCTGCCCGACAGCCTGATCCGGCTCTTCGCCGATCCGGGCGTCGAGACGCGGGCGCGGGCCATCGCCGAGCGGGTGGGCCTCGGGGCCGTGATGGACCGGCGCCCCGGCACCCTGCCCTTCGCCGACCTGCGCCGGATGGAGCTCGCCAAGGCGATCGCCCGCGATCCGCAGGTCGTGCTCGTCGACGAGCCCTTCGCGGGGCTCACCTCCGGCGAGGTCGCGGATTTCTCCGCCCTGATCCGCGGCTTTCGCGACGAGGGCAAGGCGGTGCTCCTCGTCGACCACAACGTGAAGAGCGTGTCGGCCCTCGTCGACCGGGTCTTCGCGATGTATCTCGGCGAGCGCGTCGCCGAGGGGACCGCCGCCGAGGTGATGCGCAACGAGACCGTGCGCCGGGTCTATCTCGGCGGCAGCATCGAGACGGCGGCGCGGCCGGAAGCCAGCTTCTCCGGCGAGCCGCTCATCAAGGTCGAGGGGCTCGACGTGCTCTACGGCAAGGCCCAGGCCCTGCGCGGGGTCGGCCTGCACGTGCACGAGGGCGAGTTCGTCTCGGTGGTCGGCCTCAACGGCGCCGGCAAGACGACCCTGTTCAACGCGATCTCCGGCCTCGTCCCGCATTCCGGCAGGATCAGCTTCGCCGGCGAGTCGCTGGCGAGGCGCACGCCGGCGAGCATCGCCAAGGGGGGCATCGTCCAGGTGCCGGAAACCCGCGAGCTGTTCGGCGAGATGAGCGTGCGCGAGAACCTCGACCTCGGCGGCCAGCACCTCCCCAAGGCCGAGAGCGCGCGCCAGCTCGAATGGCTGTTCGAGCTGTTTCCGATCCTCAAGAGCCGCGGCGGCCAGATGGCCCGCACCCTCTCGGGGGGAGAGCAGCAGATGCTCACCATCGCCCGCGCCCTGATGATGAAGCCACGCCTCCTGATCCTCGACGAGCCGACGCTCGGCCTCGCGCCGGTGATCCTGGAGCAGCTCTCGAAGGCGCTCGAGCGCCTGCGCCAGACCACGCCGATCACGGTGCTGCTGGGCGAGCAGAACGTCACCTTCGCGCTGCCGCACGCCGACCGGGTCTACGTGCTGGAGCACGCCCGCATCGTCTGGGAGGGCCCGCCCGACCGCTTCGCGGCGGAAGCCGGCACCGGCTACCTGTAG
- a CDS encoding ABC transporter substrate-binding protein, whose amino-acid sequence MLECASVARRRLVRALLGSTILLAANASLSTVQAADPIRIAVIAEAQAIAGAAIPQAAQLAADEINAKGGMDGRKIEIITYDNKSSAADSVRAFQRAASEDKAHAVIASYISEVVLALQPWSARLKLPFITPGAASNEIPLNVHKDYARYKYSFHGYLTSKAQSQAVCDAAKAILAEGRQMKTAVIMSEDAAWTKPLDEGYKECLPKAGLKVLDHIRFSPSTTDFNPIFSRIEGAKPDVIVTGISHVGVQPTVQWRSQQVPIPMVGIASQATNATFWKETNGATEGVLFEMFAAPGTNVTPKTAPFAEAFKAKYGSYPGYAGYTAYDEVYYIADAVKRAGSTDPDKLVEALETTDWEGTLGRIQFYGKDDEFTHSIKYGPGLVSGMMMQWQDGKQLAIWPSTVANGKMTFPSFVKAGTAAN is encoded by the coding sequence ATGCTGGAGTGCGCATCCGTCGCCAGGCGGCGGCTCGTCCGCGCGTTGCTTGGTTCGACCATTCTGTTGGCCGCCAATGCCTCGCTCTCGACCGTTCAGGCCGCCGATCCGATCCGCATCGCGGTGATCGCGGAGGCGCAGGCGATCGCCGGTGCGGCGATTCCCCAGGCCGCCCAGCTCGCCGCCGACGAGATCAACGCCAAGGGCGGCATGGACGGCCGCAAGATCGAGATCATCACCTACGACAACAAGAGCTCGGCCGCCGACTCGGTCCGCGCCTTCCAGCGCGCGGCGAGCGAGGACAAGGCCCACGCCGTCATCGCCAGCTACATCAGCGAGGTGGTGCTGGCCCTCCAGCCCTGGTCGGCCCGCCTGAAGCTGCCCTTCATCACCCCGGGCGCGGCCTCGAACGAGATCCCGCTCAACGTCCACAAGGACTACGCCCGCTACAAGTACTCCTTCCACGGCTACCTGACCTCGAAGGCGCAGTCCCAGGCCGTCTGCGACGCCGCCAAGGCGATCCTGGCCGAGGGCCGCCAGATGAAGACCGCCGTCATCATGAGCGAGGACGCGGCGTGGACGAAGCCGCTCGACGAGGGCTACAAGGAGTGCCTGCCGAAGGCCGGCCTCAAGGTGCTCGACCACATCCGGTTCTCGCCGAGCACGACCGACTTCAACCCGATCTTCAGCCGCATCGAGGGCGCCAAGCCCGACGTGATCGTCACCGGCATCTCGCATGTCGGCGTGCAGCCGACGGTGCAGTGGCGCAGCCAGCAGGTGCCGATCCCGATGGTCGGCATCGCCTCGCAGGCGACCAACGCCACGTTCTGGAAGGAGACGAATGGCGCGACGGAGGGCGTGCTGTTCGAGATGTTCGCCGCCCCCGGCACCAACGTGACGCCGAAGACCGCGCCCTTCGCCGAGGCGTTCAAGGCCAAGTACGGCAGCTATCCGGGATATGCCGGCTACACCGCCTACGACGAGGTCTACTACATCGCCGACGCGGTGAAGCGGGCCGGCTCGACCGATCCCGACAAGCTCGTCGAGGCGCTCGAGACGACCGACTGGGAGGGCACCCTCGGGCGCATCCAGTTCTACGGCAAGGACGACGAGTTCACCCACTCGATCAAGTACGGCCCGGGCCTCGTCTCGGGCATGATGATGCAGTGGCAGGACGGCAAGCAGCTGGCGATCTGGCCCTCGACCGTCGCCAACGGGAAGATGACCTTCCCGAGCTTCGTCAAGGCGGGCACGGCGGCGAACTGA
- the hrpB gene encoding ATP-dependent helicase HrpB, producing the protein MRSAPSLPIDAVLGDLAAALAAPSAQGRPNAVLVAPPGAGKTTRVPLTLLDAPWRGDRRIILLEPRRLAARAAAERMAASLSEAVGETVGLRVRLGSKVSARTRIEVVTEGVFARMILDDPELDGVAAVLFDEFHERSLDADLGLALALDAQGGLREDLRLLAMSATIDGARVAALMGQGHENPAPVIVSEGRAFTVETRHLDRDPQGRIEDAVTDAVMRALRAEPGSVLAFLPGQAEIRRTEERLRARLAEVPDIDLAPLYGALDRAEQDRAVRPSPAGRRKVVLATSIAETSLTIEGVRVVVDSGLARVPVYEPDLGLTRLVTQRASRASVDQRRGRAGRTQAGVCYRLWPEAATGALEPFTRPEILAADLAGLVLDCAAWGVSDPTTLPFLDPPPAPALAEARALLAGLDALDAGGRLTPAGRALRALPLPPRLARMVVSAAATGRDAARLAADVAAVLVERGLGGDAVDLTERVERYRRDRAGRSEDMRRLAAGWARMAATTTEPAGAGETPDIGTPDVGALVALAYPDRIARARGRPGEYVLANGRGAALDPAAGLAREPFLAVAEIVGKASAARILAAAPIALSAVEALFADRIEARTRVEFDPDARALRARAQRRLGAVSLAERILPVPADADSAAILARGLASLGVSALPWSKAAQQWRERVTFLRSAEGEPWPDLSDPALAEALPDWLGPHLTGITRLDEIGADRLSDALHDLVPWALRARLDAEAPTHIEVPTGSRIPVDYAAEGGPVLAVRVQELFGLTRHPTIGGGRVPLVLHLLSPAQRPIQITRDLPGFWRGSWAAVRADMRGQYPRHPWPEDPTTAPPTRRAKPRGT; encoded by the coding sequence ATGCGCTCCGCTCCCTCCCTGCCGATCGACGCGGTCCTCGGCGACCTCGCAGCCGCCCTCGCGGCTCCCTCCGCGCAGGGCCGCCCCAACGCGGTGCTGGTGGCGCCCCCGGGCGCCGGCAAGACCACCCGGGTGCCGCTCACGCTCCTCGACGCGCCGTGGCGCGGCGACCGCCGGATCATCCTCCTCGAGCCGCGCCGCCTCGCCGCGCGGGCGGCGGCCGAGCGCATGGCCGCGAGCTTGAGCGAGGCGGTCGGCGAGACGGTGGGCCTCCGGGTGCGCCTCGGCTCGAAGGTCTCGGCCCGCACCCGCATCGAGGTCGTCACCGAGGGCGTCTTCGCCCGCATGATCCTGGACGATCCCGAACTCGACGGCGTCGCCGCCGTGCTGTTCGACGAGTTCCACGAGCGCTCGCTCGACGCCGATCTCGGCCTCGCCCTGGCGCTCGACGCGCAAGGGGGCTTGCGCGAGGACCTGCGGCTCCTCGCGATGTCGGCGACGATCGACGGCGCCCGGGTCGCGGCGCTCATGGGGCAAGGACATGAGAATCCGGCGCCGGTCATCGTCTCGGAGGGCCGCGCCTTCACGGTCGAGACCCGCCATCTCGACCGCGACCCGCAAGGCCGCATCGAGGATGCGGTGACGGACGCGGTGATGCGGGCGCTCAGGGCCGAGCCCGGCTCGGTTCTGGCCTTCCTGCCGGGCCAGGCCGAGATCCGCCGCACCGAGGAGCGCCTGCGCGCCCGCCTCGCCGAGGTGCCCGACATCGACCTCGCCCCGCTCTACGGCGCCCTCGACCGGGCCGAGCAGGACCGGGCGGTGCGGCCGAGCCCGGCGGGCCGCCGCAAGGTGGTGCTCGCCACCTCGATCGCCGAGACATCGCTGACCATCGAGGGCGTGCGCGTCGTGGTCGATTCGGGGCTTGCCCGGGTGCCGGTCTACGAGCCGGATCTCGGCCTGACCCGCCTCGTGACCCAGCGCGCCTCCCGCGCCTCCGTCGACCAGCGCCGCGGCCGCGCCGGCCGCACGCAGGCCGGCGTGTGCTACCGCCTGTGGCCGGAGGCCGCGACCGGCGCGCTCGAGCCGTTCACCCGGCCCGAGATCCTCGCCGCCGACCTCGCCGGGCTGGTGCTCGACTGCGCCGCCTGGGGCGTCTCCGACCCGACCACCCTGCCCTTCCTCGATCCGCCCCCGGCCCCGGCGCTCGCCGAGGCGCGGGCGCTGCTCGCCGGCCTCGACGCCCTCGACGCCGGGGGACGCCTGACCCCGGCGGGCCGGGCCCTGCGCGCCCTCCCCCTGCCGCCGCGCCTCGCCCGCATGGTGGTGAGCGCCGCCGCGACCGGCCGCGACGCGGCGCGCCTCGCGGCGGATGTCGCCGCCGTGCTGGTGGAGCGGGGCCTGGGCGGCGACGCGGTCGATCTCACCGAGCGGGTCGAGCGCTACCGCCGCGACCGCGCGGGGCGGTCCGAGGACATGCGCCGCCTCGCCGCCGGCTGGGCCAGGATGGCGGCGACGACGACGGAGCCCGCCGGGGCCGGCGAGACGCCCGACATCGGCACTCCGGACGTCGGCGCCCTCGTGGCGCTGGCCTATCCCGACCGGATCGCCCGGGCCCGGGGCAGGCCCGGCGAGTACGTCCTGGCGAACGGCCGCGGCGCCGCGCTCGATCCGGCGGCGGGCCTCGCCCGCGAGCCGTTCCTGGCCGTCGCCGAGATCGTCGGCAAGGCCTCGGCGGCGCGCATCCTGGCCGCCGCCCCGATCGCGCTCTCCGCCGTCGAGGCCCTCTTCGCCGACCGGATCGAGGCCCGCACCCGGGTCGAGTTCGACCCCGACGCGAGGGCACTTCGCGCCCGCGCCCAGCGCCGCCTCGGCGCCGTCTCGCTCGCCGAGCGCATCCTGCCGGTGCCGGCGGATGCCGACAGCGCCGCGATCCTCGCTCGCGGCCTGGCCTCCCTCGGCGTCTCCGCCCTGCCCTGGTCGAAGGCGGCGCAGCAATGGCGCGAGCGGGTGACGTTCCTTCGCAGCGCCGAGGGCGAGCCCTGGCCCGACCTCTCGGATCCCGCCCTCGCCGAGGCGCTGCCCGACTGGCTCGGCCCCCATCTCACCGGGATCACCCGCCTCGACGAGATCGGCGCCGACCGGCTCTCAGACGCCCTGCACGACCTCGTGCCGTGGGCCCTGCGCGCCCGCCTCGACGCCGAGGCCCCGACCCATATCGAGGTGCCGACCGGCTCGCGCATCCCGGTCGACTACGCCGCCGAGGGCGGGCCCGTCCTCGCCGTGCGGGTGCAGGAGCTGTTCGGCCTCACCCGCCACCCGACCATCGGCGGCGGCCGGGTGCCGCTCGTGCTCCACCTCCTTTCCCCGGCCCAGCGCCCGATCCAGATCACCCGCGACCTGCCGGGCTTCTGGCGCGGCTCCTGGGCGGCGGTGCGCGCCGACATGCGCGGGCAATACCCCCGCCACCCCTGGCCCGAGGACCCGACCACCGCCCCGCCGACCCGACGCGCCAAGCCGCGGGGAACGTGA
- a CDS encoding DUF6894 family protein — protein sequence MSCYYFHFQVGSRLIRDTRGVELEEPHEIITCSAHIAVLLKRRACREPEWKEAIIHVEDKERRFSVFLPIARFADAIPRLQAH from the coding sequence ATGTCCTGCTACTACTTCCATTTCCAGGTCGGCAGCCGTCTCATCCGGGACACCCGCGGCGTCGAGCTCGAGGAGCCGCACGAGATCATCACCTGTTCGGCGCATATCGCGGTGCTGCTGAAGCGGCGCGCCTGCCGCGAGCCCGAGTGGAAGGAGGCGATCATCCACGTCGAGGACAAGGAGCGCCGCTTCAGCGTCTTCCTGCCGATCGCGCGGTTCGCGGACGCGATCCCGCGGTTGCAGGCGCATTAG
- a CDS encoding branched-chain amino acid ABC transporter permease — MLAKTLRNPLFWLCLIGLALASVLPLWVSGYILGLLTVAYYFGVFSMAWDLLFGFAGEVNFGPTFLIGLGAYTAGILNGHGVGIPLCLLAGTVAAVIGGLVLALPALRVRGPYFGLTTVVAVLILQNLIVVFADTTGGEIGLTVPDVISIDAATNYWIALGFMGVSGLILYAIAVSPVGLILQASGQDPVEAGALGFNVAKHKLAAFCVSAVFSGLAGALFVFYMGTASVGTLVDVSVGVQVIIGAVLGGRRTIVGGVLGAVFLIAAGELLRPLGSLSTFVVSAAALAVILFVPAGLLGILTRQGRHA; from the coding sequence ATGCTCGCCAAGACTCTCCGCAATCCGCTGTTCTGGCTCTGCCTGATCGGCCTCGCGCTCGCCAGCGTGCTGCCGCTCTGGGTCTCGGGCTACATCCTCGGGCTCCTCACCGTCGCGTATTACTTCGGCGTGTTCTCGATGGCCTGGGACCTGCTGTTCGGCTTCGCCGGCGAGGTCAATTTCGGGCCGACCTTCCTGATCGGTCTCGGGGCCTACACCGCCGGCATCCTCAACGGACACGGCGTCGGCATCCCGCTCTGCCTGCTGGCCGGCACGGTCGCGGCGGTGATCGGCGGCCTCGTCCTGGCCCTGCCGGCGCTCCGGGTGCGGGGCCCGTATTTCGGCCTCACCACCGTCGTCGCGGTGCTGATCCTGCAGAACCTGATCGTCGTCTTCGCCGACACCACCGGCGGCGAGATCGGGCTCACCGTGCCCGACGTCATCAGCATCGACGCCGCCACCAACTACTGGATCGCGCTCGGCTTCATGGGGGTGAGCGGGCTCATCCTCTACGCCATCGCGGTCTCGCCGGTCGGGCTGATCCTGCAGGCGAGCGGGCAGGACCCGGTCGAGGCCGGCGCGCTCGGCTTCAACGTCGCCAAGCACAAGCTCGCGGCGTTCTGCGTCAGCGCGGTGTTCTCCGGGCTCGCGGGCGCGCTGTTCGTCTTCTACATGGGCACCGCCTCGGTCGGCACGCTGGTCGACGTCTCGGTCGGCGTCCAGGTCATCATCGGGGCGGTGCTCGGCGGGCGGCGCACCATCGTGGGCGGGGTGCTCGGCGCGGTGTTCCTGATCGCCGCCGGCGAGCTGCTGCGGCCGCTGGGCTCGCTCTCGACCTTCGTGGTCTCGGCCGCGGCGCTCGCCGTCATCCTGTTCGTGCCGGCAGGCCTCCTCGGGATCCTCACCCGGCAGGGGCGGCACGCCTGA